One part of the [Synechococcus] sp. NIES-970 genome encodes these proteins:
- a CDS encoding cation efflux system protein has translation MHDPHHHLPQDNRQEVRRVLWLTLWLNLLVMGLKATIGFLTGSLSLQADALHSFTDSANNILGLFANRFSSPTPDRDHPYGHQKFEAIGALGIGMFLGIACFEILKGAIAKLIEGQGEITIGLGELGWLVVVLGINIFVTFYERNVGQRVGSAILLADAKHTMSDVWVTILVLFGLLGIWQARVWDIPQLQWLDVFLAFPVAALVFRSAWEVLTDNLPWLVDEMAIAPEAIHKQVMTVPGVLNCHDIASRGLLGRQVFIEMHLVAIAEDVATAHAISEQVEKHLEAVFAPARVTVHIEPKAYESAHIGFDGTSSSHP, from the coding sequence ATGCACGACCCCCATCATCATTTGCCCCAAGATAATCGCCAGGAAGTGCGGCGTGTACTGTGGTTGACTCTCTGGCTAAATCTGCTGGTGATGGGCCTCAAGGCGACCATTGGTTTTTTGACGGGTTCCCTAAGTCTCCAGGCCGATGCGCTCCATAGCTTCACGGACAGTGCGAATAATATTCTGGGGCTGTTTGCCAATCGATTTTCTTCGCCTACCCCAGACCGAGATCATCCCTACGGCCACCAGAAGTTTGAGGCGATCGGCGCCTTGGGGATTGGGATGTTCCTGGGGATTGCTTGTTTTGAGATTCTTAAAGGGGCGATCGCCAAATTGATCGAAGGCCAAGGGGAGATCACCATTGGCTTAGGGGAATTAGGTTGGCTTGTAGTTGTGCTGGGGATCAATATTTTCGTCACCTTCTATGAGCGTAACGTTGGTCAGCGGGTGGGGAGCGCGATTCTCCTGGCCGATGCGAAACACACCATGAGTGATGTATGGGTAACGATTTTGGTGCTATTTGGGCTTTTGGGTATCTGGCAAGCAAGGGTCTGGGATATCCCGCAGCTCCAATGGCTCGATGTGTTTTTGGCGTTTCCAGTGGCGGCCTTGGTTTTTCGGAGTGCGTGGGAAGTTTTGACTGATAATTTGCCCTGGCTGGTAGATGAGATGGCGATCGCCCCCGAAGCGATCCATAAACAGGTAATGACCGTGCCTGGTGTCTTAAATTGCCATGACATCGCCTCCCGGGGGCTGTTGGGGAGACAAGTTTTTATTGAAATGCACCTCGTGGCGATCGCCGAAGATGTGGCCACCGCCCATGCCATCAGCGAACAAGTAGAAAAGCATCTCGAAGCTGTTTTTGCCCCGGCTCGGGTGACTGTCCATATCGAACCCAAAGCTTACGAATCAGCCCACATTGGCTTTGATGGCACCTCATCATCCCACCCATAA
- the mscL gene encoding large conductance mechanosensitive channel protein, with translation MAKKSSFWSDFQAFIMRGNVIDLAVAVIIGGAFGQIINSLVADIITPVLLQPALNAANLDALSELSFNGIKYGVFLAAVINFLVIAFAIFLLIRALEKVQRRLSRAKAMEELDTPAPEPDAAVVAQEKLTAALERLADLMENRPQ, from the coding sequence ATGGCTAAAAAAAGTAGCTTTTGGAGTGACTTCCAAGCCTTTATCATGAGGGGGAATGTGATTGATTTGGCGGTGGCCGTCATTATTGGTGGTGCCTTTGGCCAAATCATTAATTCTTTGGTAGCAGATATCATTACTCCTGTGCTGTTGCAACCAGCCCTTAATGCAGCAAACTTAGATGCTTTGAGTGAGCTCTCCTTCAATGGGATTAAATATGGCGTCTTCCTAGCAGCTGTCATCAATTTTTTGGTGATTGCCTTTGCTATTTTTCTCTTAATTCGCGCCCTCGAAAAAGTACAACGTCGGCTGAGCCGAGCGAAAGCCATGGAAGAATTAGACACACCTGCCCCTGAGCCAGATGCCGCAGTTGTTGCCCAAGAAAAACTCACGGCTGCCCTGGAACGTCTTGCCGATCTCATGGAGAATCGACCCCAATAG
- a CDS encoding two-component response regulator, producing MNKYTMSLALGLAVVVSGSGVIAQNQPAQTVTVGVYQNDPKVFLDAGDRPRGFWVDITNEIGRAENWGITYVPCEWEQCLQQVEQGELDLMVDVAYSDNRNEQFDFNTVIVLASWSQVYSRRGVRLDNILDLDQKKVGLLAAGIQQEVLQERIKSYGIQPELVGINSYPEMFGQLEAGAVDAVVVNNFFGNKFSPDYQVIKTDILFNPARLHFIVPKGDPKQLIPAIDQQMSRLLQESDSVYYQAITQWLEPPTKFNWITFQNLLFSLLIYLPFVVLGWLILRNYSLRKEIIRRNQIEAKLVDSQHRYASLANTAPVGILRTNLNHECVYVNDYYCKLLGVETEQVLNKGWLQQVHPDDVYQVRQQWLKCIEQKELFALEYRFQRLDGSILWVYGQGMAELDSKGEVQGHVATITDISARIKMEQQLKHDSLHDRLTSLANRNLLTERLSLALKRHKRYDAHQFAVLFFDLDNFKVVNDSLGHLVGDELLMAIAHLLKDFIRETDLAARLGGDEFVILLEEISGVEDAVHIANRILTALKAPLEIANYEVFMSTSIGIILGDSRHDSAQDLLRDADIAMYRAKQNGKGQYAIFDPQMHLQAMKRLQLEREIRVAIEQKQFVLFYQPIINLHQQTIAGFEALIRWQHPQRGLLSPYEFIEIAEETGLIVPLGEWILDTACQQLSVWQEEFNCPIKVHVNLSVKQLQESLLSLLDDLLERYPLRGNTLGLEITESMLIRNVDMTCHLLSQVRMKGVFISVDDFGTGYSCLSYLHQLPIDSLKIDRSFVNISELSDRNKAIAESILALSRSIGIQTVAEGIETEQQYHWLKNQDCQFGQGYLFSRPVSLEQATLLLQESLVKLLQN from the coding sequence ATGAACAAATATACTATGTCTTTGGCTTTAGGTCTTGCCGTAGTGGTCTCTGGCAGCGGGGTGATCGCCCAAAATCAACCCGCCCAGACCGTCACAGTGGGCGTCTATCAGAATGATCCGAAGGTTTTTCTGGATGCAGGCGATCGCCCGCGGGGTTTTTGGGTTGATATTACCAATGAGATTGGTCGGGCAGAGAACTGGGGGATCACCTATGTGCCCTGTGAATGGGAGCAGTGCCTTCAGCAGGTAGAGCAGGGAGAGCTAGATCTGATGGTGGATGTGGCCTATTCAGATAACCGTAACGAGCAGTTTGATTTTAATACGGTCATTGTTTTGGCCAGTTGGTCTCAGGTCTATAGCCGTCGCGGTGTCCGATTAGATAATATTTTAGATTTAGATCAAAAAAAGGTCGGCTTACTTGCCGCCGGCATTCAACAGGAAGTGCTGCAAGAAAGAATTAAATCCTATGGTATTCAACCGGAGTTGGTGGGAATTAATAGCTATCCAGAAATGTTTGGGCAACTAGAAGCAGGCGCAGTGGATGCGGTGGTCGTCAATAATTTTTTTGGGAATAAATTTAGCCCCGATTATCAAGTCATTAAAACAGATATTCTTTTTAATCCAGCCCGATTACACTTCATTGTCCCTAAGGGAGACCCCAAACAGCTTATTCCGGCCATAGACCAACAGATGAGTCGCCTTCTCCAGGAGTCTGACTCTGTCTACTATCAGGCGATCACCCAGTGGCTCGAGCCCCCGACAAAATTCAACTGGATCACTTTTCAAAATCTATTATTTAGCCTTTTGATTTATTTACCTTTTGTGGTTTTGGGTTGGCTTATTCTGCGCAATTATAGCTTAAGAAAAGAAATTATCCGTCGCAATCAGATCGAAGCAAAGTTAGTAGATAGCCAGCATCGATATGCCAGCTTAGCGAATACAGCACCGGTGGGAATTTTGCGTACAAATCTCAACCATGAGTGTGTTTATGTCAATGATTACTATTGCAAATTACTAGGAGTGGAAACAGAACAAGTCCTCAATAAAGGATGGTTACAACAGGTTCACCCAGACGATGTTTATCAAGTGCGTCAACAATGGCTGAAATGCATTGAACAAAAAGAATTATTCGCCTTGGAATACCGATTTCAGCGCCTAGATGGGTCAATTCTTTGGGTCTATGGTCAAGGGATGGCCGAACTGGATAGTAAAGGTGAAGTACAGGGTCATGTGGCAACAATTACCGATATTTCAGCGCGGATCAAAATGGAACAACAACTCAAGCATGATTCGCTCCATGACCGCCTGACAAGTCTCGCTAACCGTAATTTACTGACAGAACGGCTGAGTTTAGCGCTCAAACGCCACAAGCGCTATGACGCCCATCAGTTTGCGGTCCTCTTTTTTGACCTGGATAATTTCAAGGTGGTCAACGATAGCCTCGGGCACTTGGTCGGTGATGAACTATTGATGGCGATCGCCCATTTACTCAAAGATTTTATTCGAGAAACCGATCTAGCAGCGCGCCTCGGAGGAGACGAATTTGTGATTCTCCTAGAGGAAATCAGTGGTGTAGAAGACGCTGTGCATATTGCCAATCGAATCCTCACCGCCCTTAAAGCGCCCCTCGAAATTGCCAACTATGAAGTATTTATGAGTACAAGTATTGGCATTATCCTTGGGGATTCTCGCCATGATTCGGCCCAGGATCTCCTACGGGATGCCGACATTGCCATGTACCGTGCTAAGCAAAATGGTAAAGGGCAATATGCCATTTTTGATCCTCAGATGCATCTCCAGGCCATGAAACGCCTGCAATTAGAACGAGAAATCAGAGTGGCGATTGAGCAAAAACAATTTGTCTTGTTTTATCAGCCGATTATTAACCTCCACCAACAAACCATTGCTGGCTTTGAAGCCTTGATTCGGTGGCAGCATCCCCAGCGAGGCTTACTCTCTCCCTACGAATTTATTGAAATTGCCGAAGAAACAGGCTTAATTGTGCCCCTAGGGGAATGGATTTTAGACACGGCTTGTCAACAGTTATCGGTCTGGCAAGAGGAATTTAATTGCCCGATTAAGGTACATGTTAATTTATCCGTTAAACAACTCCAAGAATCGCTACTATCACTACTTGACGATCTCTTAGAACGCTATCCTCTGCGGGGCAATACCCTGGGTTTAGAAATTACAGAAAGTATGTTGATTCGCAATGTGGACATGACCTGTCACCTTTTGAGTCAAGTGCGTATGAAGGGGGTCTTTATTAGTGTTGATGATTTTGGGACGGGATATTCTTGCTTGAGTTATTTACACCAACTCCCCATTGACTCCCTCAAAATTGATCGCAGTTTTGTCAACATTTCGGAGTTAAGCGATCGCAACAAAGCCATTGCCGAATCGATTTTGGCGCTCTCGCGCTCCATTGGGATTCAAACGGTGGCGGAAGGGATCGAAACAGAGCAGCAATACCATTGGTTAAAAAATCAAGATTGTCAGTTTGGTCAGGGTTATTTATTTTCGCGCCCTGTCTCCCTGGAACAGGCCACTTTACTGCTACAAGAAAGCCTCGTCAAATTATTGCAAAACTAA
- the pepA gene encoding cytosol aminopeptidase, producing the protein MEIRGSAQTAAAWSGEAIALGFFEQEAVITVLESLAALDERLSGVITEVITETDFKGKSGELSVTRVGSGAPIKKVILVGLGNGEKWNSATLRSTAAAIARAVKGDKTIVNLALQLPIAENEATTAQMVTEGMYLAFHEDNRFKSEQKDPPTLEAVEILGIGEQPGAIALGTSLCEGVIYARELVNAPANIINPVTLAASVENLSSTYGLELNILGEAECEAAGMGSFLGVAAASDLPPKFIHLVYKPPGTPRKKVAIVGKGLTFDSGGYNIKPSGPSIAMMKMDMGGAAATFGAAKAIAELKPDVEVHFISAVTENMISGRGMRPGDILTASNGKTIEVNNTDAEGRLTLADALVYAEKLDVEAIVDIATLTGACVIALGDDICGLWSDDEDLAQAIAAASEKAGEKFWRMPLEEKYFEGLKSPIADMKNTGPREGGSITAALFLKQFIEKTPWAHLDIAGPAWSEKEADIYGKGGTGFPVRTLVHWVLS; encoded by the coding sequence ATGGAAATTCGTGGTAGTGCCCAAACGGCGGCGGCCTGGTCTGGTGAGGCGATCGCCCTCGGTTTTTTTGAGCAAGAAGCGGTAATCACAGTGCTAGAATCCCTAGCAGCACTAGATGAGCGGCTTTCTGGGGTGATTACTGAGGTGATCACAGAGACAGACTTCAAAGGAAAATCTGGGGAACTGTCGGTAACCCGTGTTGGTTCTGGTGCGCCGATCAAAAAAGTGATTTTGGTGGGTCTCGGTAACGGTGAAAAGTGGAACAGTGCAACCCTACGCAGTACAGCCGCAGCGATCGCCAGGGCAGTCAAAGGGGATAAAACCATTGTGAATTTGGCGCTCCAATTGCCCATTGCCGAAAACGAAGCAACCACAGCCCAGATGGTCACAGAAGGGATGTACTTGGCGTTCCATGAGGATAACCGCTTTAAATCGGAACAGAAAGATCCTCCCACTTTAGAAGCCGTTGAAATCCTTGGGATCGGTGAACAACCAGGGGCGATCGCCTTGGGGACGAGTCTCTGTGAAGGGGTGATTTATGCCCGGGAGTTGGTGAATGCACCAGCCAATATTATCAATCCTGTAACCCTCGCCGCCTCCGTCGAAAATCTCTCCAGCACCTACGGCCTCGAATTAAATATCCTCGGAGAAGCTGAATGTGAAGCCGCTGGGATGGGTTCCTTCCTTGGGGTTGCGGCCGCTTCAGATCTGCCACCAAAATTTATCCACTTGGTTTACAAACCCCCAGGCACACCCCGTAAAAAAGTGGCGATCGTCGGCAAGGGTTTAACCTTTGACTCCGGCGGTTATAACATCAAGCCCTCTGGCCCTAGTATCGCGATGATGAAAATGGACATGGGGGGGGCCGCAGCAACCTTTGGGGCAGCAAAGGCGATCGCCGAACTCAAGCCCGATGTGGAAGTGCATTTTATTAGTGCTGTCACCGAAAATATGATCAGTGGCCGGGGGATGCGCCCTGGGGACATTCTCACCGCCTCCAACGGTAAAACCATTGAAGTGAACAATACCGATGCCGAAGGCCGTCTCACCCTCGCCGATGCTCTTGTTTATGCCGAAAAATTAGATGTTGAGGCGATCGTCGATATTGCCACCCTGACCGGCGCTTGTGTCATTGCCCTTGGGGATGATATCTGCGGCCTCTGGAGCGACGATGAGGATCTTGCCCAGGCGATCGCCGCCGCTTCCGAAAAAGCTGGGGAAAAATTCTGGCGGATGCCCCTCGAAGAAAAATACTTTGAAGGCTTAAAATCCCCCATTGCTGATATGAAAAATACAGGCCCCCGGGAAGGGGGTTCGATCACAGCGGCCCTGTTCCTAAAACAATTTATCGAAAAAACCCCTTGGGCACACCTCGATATCGCTGGCCCCGCCTGGTCAGAAAAAGAAGCCGATATCTATGGTAAAGGTGGCACAGGCTTCCCCGTCAGAACCCTTGTTCACTGGGTTCTCAGCTAA
- a CDS encoding hypothetical protein (conserved hypothetical membrane protein) translates to MSGFFRSSQGCYIVGVNPIEISVMDAEQEKNWAIACHLSSLAWILLAFVGIGAIPFVNVIAPGIIWYLKKEESELIDAHGKESLNFQISMTIYGLVAGIVLGILMIVGVVLMVLLGIGGGNNPFAALIAILTGIGFFAFIALIVAIAIFQIAVVILAATKVQEGQMYRYPFNLRLLK, encoded by the coding sequence ATGTCGGGTTTTTTCCGGTCTTCCCAAGGCTGCTATATAGTTGGGGTGAACCCTATCGAAATTTCAGTTATGGACGCAGAACAGGAAAAAAATTGGGCGATCGCCTGCCATCTGTCGAGCTTGGCCTGGATTCTCTTGGCCTTCGTTGGGATTGGTGCCATTCCGTTTGTGAATGTCATTGCACCAGGAATCATCTGGTATCTCAAGAAAGAGGAATCAGAGCTAATCGACGCCCATGGGAAGGAATCCCTTAACTTTCAGATTTCGATGACGATCTATGGCCTGGTGGCGGGGATTGTTCTCGGTATTTTGATGATCGTCGGGGTTGTTTTAATGGTTTTGTTGGGCATTGGTGGCGGCAATAATCCATTTGCGGCCCTGATTGCTATTTTGACTGGTATTGGTTTTTTTGCTTTTATTGCGTTGATCGTGGCGATCGCCATTTTCCAGATTGCTGTGGTCATCCTCGCCGCAACCAAAGTACAGGAAGGGCAAATGTATCGCTATCCCTTTAATCTGAGGCTTCTGAAGTAA
- the folP_2 gene encoding dihydropteroate synthase, translated as MTVNTEERAKLDHELSSRFIELDPKGYFIIYLDRDQGLICAKHYTNTINDQGLATDPETGEVLACKGSLERTHTTLYTGQTAKELGIKITEEANPCPLSKFDHALYLGREFMKAEIALLSGEEYIQD; from the coding sequence ATGACTGTTAACACTGAAGAACGGGCTAAACTCGATCATGAATTATCCAGTCGCTTCATCGAACTAGATCCCAAGGGTTATTTCATTATCTATCTTGACCGAGACCAGGGTTTGATTTGCGCGAAGCATTACACCAATACAATTAACGATCAAGGACTCGCCACAGACCCAGAAACTGGTGAAGTTTTAGCCTGTAAAGGCAGCCTAGAACGTACCCATACCACACTTTACACCGGTCAAACTGCCAAAGAATTAGGCATTAAAATTACCGAAGAAGCCAATCCCTGTCCTCTGAGTAAATTTGACCACGCTTTATATTTAGGTCGTGAATTTATGAAAGCAGAAATAGCCCTTTTGTCTGGAGAAGAATATATTCAAGACTAA
- a CDS encoding hypothetical protein (conserved hypothetical protein) has product MAKFLTTSGTSHHIEQIIIGAKKTVVFLTPYLFLSRTLLERLQDADRQGIKIIIIYRQNKLRPVEVEVLNNFKSLDIFYSPNLHAKCYFNAKEMIITSMNMYEFSEKNNREMGILINRQEDKELYINAYQEAKSIIAASQRCDSMGQPLATTIPPREVEVKPDFNSGSILEAKAFCIRCHGDIFLNVHRPLCSKCYVEWAKFKNRKHPEKYCHQCGLEKQTSLSKPICKKCFIENKK; this is encoded by the coding sequence ATGGCTAAATTTCTAACGACCTCTGGAACATCTCACCACATTGAACAAATTATTATTGGCGCAAAAAAGACAGTTGTCTTTCTTACTCCCTATTTATTCCTTTCCAGAACGCTACTAGAAAGACTCCAGGACGCAGACCGTCAAGGAATAAAAATCATTATTATTTATCGCCAAAACAAACTACGGCCGGTGGAAGTTGAAGTTTTAAATAATTTCAAAAGCCTTGACATCTTCTATTCTCCCAATCTCCATGCCAAGTGCTATTTCAATGCAAAAGAGATGATTATTACATCAATGAATATGTATGAATTTTCAGAGAAAAACAATCGGGAGATGGGCATACTAATCAACAGACAAGAGGATAAAGAACTATATATTAATGCCTATCAAGAAGCCAAGTCGATTATTGCAGCATCACAACGCTGTGACTCAATGGGTCAGCCTCTAGCCACGACAATCCCCCCTAGAGAAGTCGAGGTAAAGCCAGATTTTAATAGCGGTAGTATTTTAGAAGCAAAAGCTTTTTGTATCCGTTGTCATGGTGATATTTTTTTGAACGTACATCGTCCTTTATGCTCTAAATGTTATGTTGAATGGGCGAAATTCAAAAATCGAAAACATCCAGAAAAATATTGCCACCAGTGTGGCTTAGAAAAACAAACCTCTCTCTCTAAGCCCATTTGCAAGAAGTGTTTTATTGAAAACAAAAAATAA
- the argS gene encoding arginyl-tRNA synthetase: protein MKPILFQLRSAVSQALVKAFGETLKETDPLVVLASNPKFGDYQSNVALSLTKILQKNPREIAQNIIDALEISDFCETPSIAGPGFINFTLKPSYLAGLLKEVQTSDRLGIDPVVNPQKVIVDFSSPNIAKEMHVGHLRSTIIGDSIARILEFCGQDVLRLNHVGDWGTQFGMLITYLKEVYPDALTKADALDIGDLVAFYKKAKIRFDEDETFKEASRQQVVKLQSGDAESHQAWQLLCEQSRREFQKIYDTLNIRLTERGESFYNPYLGDVIAALDEAGLLEKDAGAQCVFLEGFKNKDGDRLPLIVQKSDGGFNYATTDLAAIRYRIKEDRAQRLIYVTDSGQAGHFAQVFQVAERAGFIPDDVEVIHVPFGLVQGEDGKKLKTRAGDTIKLKDLLDEAVSRSRADLEKRLAEDERQESPEFIEKVSQVVGIGAVKYADLSQNRTSNYIFSFDKMLALQGNTAPYMLYAYVRVQGVSRQGGIDLSCLPTDTSIILEDAPELTLVKHLLQLSEVLISVEQDLMPNRLCEYLYDLSRKFNQFYEACPILKAEGDRRISRLILADTTARTLKLGLSLLGIEVLDRM from the coding sequence ATGAAGCCTATTCTTTTTCAATTACGGTCTGCTGTTTCCCAAGCGCTGGTAAAAGCTTTCGGAGAAACTTTAAAAGAAACAGATCCCCTGGTTGTTCTCGCGAGCAACCCAAAATTTGGTGATTACCAGTCTAATGTGGCTTTATCTCTCACAAAAATTCTGCAAAAAAATCCCCGGGAGATTGCTCAAAATATTATCGATGCCCTTGAAATTTCTGACTTCTGCGAAACACCTTCTATTGCGGGGCCAGGGTTTATTAATTTCACCCTCAAACCTAGTTATCTGGCCGGACTTCTTAAGGAAGTACAAACAAGCGATCGCCTCGGTATCGATCCTGTTGTGAATCCCCAAAAAGTCATTGTTGACTTTTCTAGTCCGAACATTGCGAAAGAAATGCACGTAGGTCACCTGCGCTCAACTATTATTGGCGATTCTATTGCTCGCATTTTAGAATTTTGTGGCCAGGACGTTTTGCGTCTCAACCATGTGGGTGATTGGGGGACACAATTTGGGATGTTAATTACCTATTTAAAAGAAGTCTATCCCGATGCGTTGACGAAAGCAGATGCCCTCGATATTGGTGATTTGGTTGCTTTCTACAAAAAAGCAAAAATACGTTTTGATGAAGATGAAACCTTTAAAGAAGCATCCCGGCAACAGGTCGTCAAATTGCAATCGGGAGATGCAGAAAGTCATCAGGCCTGGCAATTACTCTGTGAACAGTCCCGCCGAGAATTTCAGAAAATTTATGACACATTAAACATTCGACTCACAGAACGGGGCGAATCTTTTTACAATCCCTACTTGGGGGATGTTATCGCTGCCCTAGATGAAGCCGGTTTATTAGAAAAAGACGCCGGGGCTCAATGTGTTTTTCTCGAAGGCTTTAAAAATAAAGATGGCGATCGCCTCCCTCTAATTGTCCAAAAATCTGATGGCGGGTTTAACTATGCCACAACTGATTTAGCCGCCATTCGCTACCGAATTAAGGAAGATCGCGCCCAACGGCTCATCTATGTGACCGATTCCGGCCAGGCAGGACATTTTGCCCAGGTATTCCAGGTAGCAGAGCGGGCAGGCTTTATCCCCGATGATGTGGAAGTCATCCATGTGCCCTTCGGTTTGGTGCAGGGCGAAGATGGCAAAAAGCTTAAAACCCGTGCGGGCGATACGATCAAACTCAAAGATCTCCTCGATGAAGCAGTCAGTCGCTCTCGTGCCGACTTAGAAAAACGTCTCGCTGAAGATGAACGCCAAGAATCCCCGGAGTTCATCGAAAAAGTCTCCCAAGTGGTAGGCATCGGTGCTGTGAAATATGCCGACCTCAGCCAAAATCGCACGAGCAATTACATTTTTAGCTTTGATAAAATGCTCGCCCTCCAGGGGAACACGGCGCCTTACATGCTCTACGCCTATGTCAGGGTCCAGGGGGTTAGTCGTCAGGGGGGTATTGATTTGAGTTGTCTGCCGACCGACACCAGCATTATTCTTGAAGACGCCCCAGAACTGACCCTCGTGAAGCATCTCCTGCAACTGAGTGAAGTGTTAATCAGTGTGGAACAGGATTTGATGCCGAACCGCCTCTGTGAATATCTCTATGATCTCAGCCGAAAATTCAACCAGTTTTATGAAGCTTGCCCCATCCTCAAGGCCGAGGGCGATCGCCGTATTTCTCGCCTAATCCTGGCCGACACTACAGCCCGGACCCTCAAGCTTGGCCTCTCCCTCTTGGGCATCGAAGTCCTTGATCGGATGTAA
- a CDS encoding peptidase, M48 family, putative Zn-dependent protease with chaperone function yields the protein MVDPNATGDRNAEASPWELLTLTGMFFCAIALLIWLLNFSVTWLIVQMPVRWEQQLGQALVKIYEPQAPPSPQQDELNALLDRLEANITAGTKEKRDYRLLYIPEATVNAAALPGDTVIVYQGLLEQMESENELMMVLSHEIGHFANRDHLRNIGRTLVIRTVISTIFGDASWLGDLAQIASAARFSQSQEKQADEYGLNLLYKTYGQAAGATDFFARMSQNLGANWDFLTSHPAPAKRVEHLKVLIQEKGYEVGEYTPLSETLTLP from the coding sequence ATGGTTGATCCCAACGCCACAGGCGATCGCAATGCCGAAGCTTCCCCTTGGGAGCTCCTCACCCTTACCGGGATGTTTTTTTGTGCGATCGCCTTGCTTATTTGGCTGCTCAACTTCAGTGTGACCTGGCTAATTGTGCAGATGCCCGTTCGCTGGGAACAACAGCTGGGCCAAGCCCTCGTCAAAATCTACGAACCCCAAGCTCCCCCTTCACCCCAGCAGGACGAATTAAATGCCCTCCTTGATCGCCTAGAAGCAAACATCACCGCAGGCACTAAGGAAAAACGCGATTATCGGCTCCTCTATATCCCAGAAGCAACCGTCAACGCCGCTGCACTGCCTGGTGATACCGTGATTGTCTATCAGGGCCTTCTGGAGCAAATGGAATCAGAAAATGAATTGATGATGGTGCTCAGCCACGAAATTGGCCATTTCGCAAACCGCGATCATCTCCGCAATATTGGTCGTACCCTGGTAATTCGCACCGTTATTTCGACAATTTTTGGTGACGCCAGTTGGTTAGGCGACCTCGCTCAAATCGCCAGTGCCGCACGTTTTTCTCAATCCCAAGAAAAACAAGCCGATGAATATGGTCTAAATTTACTGTATAAAACCTATGGCCAAGCGGCAGGGGCCACCGATTTTTTTGCCAGGATGAGTCAGAATCTTGGGGCAAATTGGGACTTTCTCACCAGTCACCCTGCCCCCGCCAAACGGGTAGAACACCTTAAAGTCTTAATTCAAGAAAAGGGATACGAAGTTGGAGAATATACGCCCTTGTCTGAGACTTTGACTCTCCCTTAA
- the rdgB gene encoding non-canonical purine NTP pyrophosphatase, rdgB/HAM1 family — translation MSVLVVATGNPGKLQEMQSYLQDLPWELRLKPPELDIEETGTTFLENAALKASQVAKALNEWAIADDSGLAVDALHGAPGLYSARYGTTDQERIERLLTELGDNPNRQATFICAVAIAKPDGSIAAQVQGECPGEIITTLQGSGGFGYDPIFYVPEYQQTFAEMSAAVKHIASHRGRAFAQLQPYLNALFN, via the coding sequence ATGTCTGTGCTTGTTGTCGCCACTGGGAACCCTGGGAAACTCCAAGAAATGCAAAGCTATCTCCAGGATCTGCCCTGGGAGTTGCGGCTCAAGCCCCCAGAATTAGATATCGAAGAAACAGGGACAACTTTTTTGGAAAATGCCGCTCTCAAAGCATCCCAGGTGGCCAAGGCACTGAATGAATGGGCGATCGCCGATGATTCTGGTCTGGCGGTGGACGCGCTGCATGGGGCGCCGGGGCTTTATTCTGCCCGCTATGGCACTACAGATCAAGAGCGCATTGAACGACTGTTGACTGAACTCGGTGACAACCCCAATCGTCAGGCGACATTTATCTGCGCCGTGGCGATCGCCAAACCCGATGGCAGTATTGCTGCCCAAGTCCAAGGAGAATGCCCCGGAGAAATCATCACCACACTGCAGGGCAGTGGCGGTTTCGGTTATGACCCCATTTTCTATGTGCCAGAATATCAACAGACCTTCGCCGAAATGTCGGCGGCTGTTAAACATATCGCCAGTCACCGCGGGCGCGCCTTTGCCCAATTGCAACCCTACCTCAATGCCCTTTTTAATTAG
- the hliA_1 gene encoding CAB/ELIP/HLIP superfamily protein — translation MAKKYQGNIVDDQGKLNTFAVEPTVYIQENPRVGFTEYAEKFNGRAAMIGFASLLLLELFTGHGVVGIFQ, via the coding sequence ATGGCTAAGAAATACCAAGGCAACATCGTTGACGACCAAGGGAAACTCAACACCTTCGCCGTTGAGCCCACCGTCTATATCCAAGAAAATCCCCGAGTCGGCTTCACCGAATATGCAGAGAAGTTCAACGGCCGTGCTGCGATGATCGGCTTTGCTTCTCTCCTCCTCCTCGAACTCTTCACCGGCCATGGTGTCGTTGGGATCTTCCAATAG